Below is a genomic region from Triticum dicoccoides isolate Atlit2015 ecotype Zavitan chromosome 5A, WEW_v2.0, whole genome shotgun sequence.
AAATAAATTTACGAAACAGTAcaatttaaacaagttcaaaaccCATCCAATATTGCTCTTGTTTTAAAGGTCTAGTTGCCAGAATTTCAAATATatataaaatttgaaaaaaatggagTTTTGGTTAAAAAGATATAAATCGTCTAAATTTTCAAAGCGAAATAAAATGAATGGGTTTTGGGTGGGGAGAGAGGTCAAAAAATTGGGGACCCAAGCATGCATGTTGCGTGTACTTCTCTCACAAAAGGTAGTAATTTATTCTGGGAGAAAATTTCATGGGACTCGCATGGCAGTTGATGTGACTTCTTAAAATTGCTATACAAGAAGGGAGTTGCTGAATACAGAGACATACGAATGTGGTACTAGATGGCCTAGTTACCGGCTCCGGTAAAAAGAGCTTTGCGCTGAAATATTGCCAAATTGTCTCAAGCTGATGCAAGGTCCTTGTGCCCGGCACCTGCTACTGCTAGTGCAGACAGTATAACCTACAGGAGAGAAGAAATCTTAACTCACAAAAAAAAGGAACATTTTTTTTTATCAAAAGGGAAAAACATTTATTTTGGTTAGTCAAAGAACCCAACAGGCCAACACAGAGCTGTCACCCCAACCGGGACATGAGAAATAAGCCCAACCAATTTTCGAACATATTTTGTACACTATGCAACAGATACAAATTTGAGGCCACATGAACAATCAAGGCGCACTATCTGGGGACATAGCTATTCTTAGCTCGAGCTCAAATgagtccggatgaaaaataaaatccatttttcaaaacaaaataaaaattgtTGTCCTCCATCTTGCCCAGCTTCTCCTTCGTTCTGACACCGGATGTGAGATCATTGCATGGACCACGGAATTGCTCTCGGCGGAAGGGGGCTCTCCCTGCATCAATACCAACCGCACACATTTCGGTGCCACCTCCTCATGTCCACCCCAGCGTATTGTCGCATCACCTAccctccttcccctctcctctcatcTCGGGTCCTCGCGTGGTGCAACAACCTCCTCCTTGCCTCCCGAGAGAGCTGCTCCATCACTCGACCTTCTCCCATGTAAATACCTTGGGAAGAGAATAAGGGCGTCGGCTCCACCCATGCACATTGTGCCATATCATTtagaggggagggagagggagagggtgtcAAAGAGTTAGATGGTTAGGATTGCAGAGATCACCTGACTTATATAATGTGCAAGCACATTAGACACAGTCATTAATTACAAATCGTGTGTAACGTGCCACACATCGCAAGTGGGCATAAAAAGGATCGCTTGTGATGTGGGGTCTCACAATGCAAATGAACGTTCTAGGGCAACATTGTTCCATGTGCTACACATCAGACAAGCACCATTTCAGTCTAGCACTTCACAAACGGGTCGGCGTGGGCCTTCATGTATGATCGGCATATCACACACATTTTGGCTCAACCGTGTGTGATGGAGGGTGTTAATATGCATGTTCAACAGTACCGAAaaggaggagaaaaagaaagaggcgATGTAGGAGAAATGATTGATCGAGTCACAGGACCGATGATGTGACGAGAATTGTTTCCCTTCTTCTCAAGTCCCACAGCATGTGCGTGACATCGAACTCAGCAACGTCCTCTCCTCGACTTTGCATCACTATTTATCTTCTCCACATTCTCTTGCCGTAGGAACATGCACGCTGCTAGACATGAGAGAAACGAAATGCATAACCACACCAAACTAGATACCCCCAAACTATCAGGGCCGTCCATGTGCAGTAAGATTCATGCTTTAAATTTGTAAAGTAACCCTCTCAATTTAGCTATTTCTCAGCATGCAGTCTTTTCCATTTTACTAAACTGGGCTCTGATTTATTGTACTAccaccgtaaagaaatataagagtgtttaaatCACATTATGGCATCCTTCTCATCATGCATAATTTTCCGGCATCACAGATCAAAACAGAGACCATGTTTGTAAAGTTTCAACATCACATTTTGAGCATTTTATCGACCATACACATATACTTTTCACAATATGAACATTTCAAACAAAATAGCATTTTTATTCTTACACATTATTACGCAACCATACAGGCATACACGGGAACCAGCAAAACAGATTCTAGGCTTACTTGATGATATGATCATTAGTACCCATACACGCAAGTACTAAATGTCCCTGATAATATCCTTGGCTGCTGTCAGTTCAACAGGCAAGAGTCTAGCAATCAGCTCTCGCAGAAGAGATGGGCAACTGCTTTTTAGATGTTGGTAACCATCACTTACGATCATCGCTTCCAAATTGGACGGAGAAGCAAGGAACTCAAAGCAAGCCTCCTTGAGTCCATGGTAATTATGCTGCTCAGCCAAAACCAAACTAGTTGCAACCATGCTGGAGTCAATGTGATTGCACAATATCTCCTCACATATCAGCTTGAGCCTCGCAATGTCGTACCTATCTGCTGCTACAAGTAGATGGCCAGCTGTTGCTATATCTTCTTGCGTTACGCCTTCATTGGTTCCTTCACGAGTTGTCTCAGGGAGTGAGTCCGTGTAGATGAAATGGAGCAAGGACTTGAACACACCTGCTTCTATATCATCAATTTCAATAGGATCACCAGATCTCTCCCTCATGGTACCAAAGAGCTCCGCCTTGAAGACTGGCGAACGAGCGGCGAGCACCGACCTATGGGCTGAGAATATCTCGCCACCAACTCGAAAGGCCACGTCTGCTCCATCCTTGCTTTTCAGGAGCTCACCGAGATGCCGATGCAAGTTGCTTGGAGGAACCACAACAAACTGATTTGCATGTGTCTCTTCGCTACGGATCTTCTTCACGGCCACGTCGCACTTGATTCTGAAACTATCGCCTCCTAGATGCACCGATCCCTCCAGATCCTCATGCTTGATAAAATCACCGAAACCCCAATCTGAACCATTGTATGGGAACACATGTTCCGGGGCGACTTTGATGTATGCGGGCACTGGTTCTCCACCCTTGTCAAGGATGCTGAAGGTGACTTTCGCCTTCACACCGTCGCCGCCCGCCGAATCAAGGACCAGATAAACAGATATGTGACCATGTTTGTCGTTGCCGTTCGGGTAATACTTGACGACCCAGTTATGATCTCCCACCATGAAAGGGATGGATGTGGTACAGTCGCCGGCCTTGAGCAGCTCCTTGGTTCTTGAGTACCCATCTATGTTGATCACGTGAGTCCTTCTCTCTTCTTCAGCTACAATGGCGGACGTGACTTTCCGACGCTTCGCCATTCTGGGATTGGGCAGAGGCAGCAAGATTGGCAAGAGTGGAAGATGACTGCGTCTTTTAACCGATCTGCTTCACAttcaaaggaaaaaacaggaactagtGTAGTCTCGTTTACCTTCAAATGGAGCGACCCGCAGTGAGCCGCGCCGGTGAAGCTGGGAAGAGAGGGCTCGGGGATGAGGCACGGCGAGATCTCAGATCCGCAGAGATGTGGGGGATGACTGAATTTGTAGATAGGCGTGCGGGTCGGCGGAAATATCAATGTGTGCGCCGGCAGCGTTGAGAAGATTATTGTCGATATCTTTTGTTGACGAGGGCCAGCCGGCACCGTCGACAAGAATATAGGAGTATCATTTTAATTGATGACCGCCGCCACTGTGGAGAAGAATATATTTTCATGCTGTAGTGTATCGGCGACCGTTGGAAGCTATAACAACGTAATCTTTTATTGCTCGAAGGCCATACGCTCAATCCTTACTGATCCCAGCAGCATTACAAACTGCAGAAATTCTTCAATGGAAAAACACTAGTAAAGAAGAAAAACAAGATATGTGTTATAAACCACCAGAACttcacaaatgaaaataattggacaaatAATGCAAATAATCAATAATTATTAGGCAAAAAGGCATATTTCCACCGTCAATTATTGTACATAGGCAATGTTGGCCAGGGTTTTTCGGTCGCAATTTCCTTGACACCAAATGAAAATTTTATAGcattcaaaattttgaattaaCTTGAATTTAATCGTCAAGATAATGTCAAATAGCGTTGGTATGCATATACTATCGTAAGTCAGCCCTTGGCATGGTGGTATGGAGAGGTCAGAGATCGTGTCCCTGCTTTACAAAATATGTTTTTAGTGTTATTCAATCAAGTTTAGAAGGTGTGCCGCACCGAGGTGCGGGGTGCGACAATAATAGCTCGAACCCAAGCCCTCCAAGTGTGATACATCTGATATGTTACTACTACCAAACAGGGTAATTATTCTAGCTACGgcaagatcctaatgttagagtgtcCATCATCATATCTCCTATGAGTGCTTACCTTGGTGAAAGTACATGTGGGTCTAGGAAACGATATGTTTGATATGGTTTGCCCGAGTAAAtaacataaaactactactttacaggctaggcTTTCAAAAAACTATcggtttttaatttttctcagataactaccaaaTGGGTGGTCGGCTTtttcaaaaaacccaaatcgcCGAGTCTATCAGTTGATCACGATTATGACAATTGGGGCCCACGTGTAAGATAACCATTTGTTTGACCGTTTACTTTGACCATTAACTTACATGTGGGTCCCTCATgtaagttttgtaaaaagcaatggGTTCCTACAAGTTTTCTgaaaaagcaatcaggtccctgTGAGTTTTctgaaaaagcaatcgggtcccccAGGCAGCCAGGAGCTCGATCCCGCTTGGCAGGGCAGCGCTGCCTCCTCCGGCCGGCGAGACGCGCCGTGCCTCGCCCGCGGTTGCCGCCACGCCGTGCCTCGCTTGCCTCGCGGCCGCCGCCACGCCGTGCCTCGCCTACCCCGCGGCCATCGCCACGCCTTGCCTCGCTCGTGGCCGCCGCCACGCCGTGCCTCGCCTGTCCCCCGGCCGCCGCCACGCCATGCCTCGCTGGGGAGGAGAGGGAGTGCCATCGCCGGCTTGGGGGCAGGGGGGAGGGTCGCCGGCTCTGGAGGGGAGAGGTCGGGCACAGAGGAGGGAAGAGAAGAgacagagaggaagaagaaagagaagaggaagaggaaacttACATGTGGGCCTCACATGTAAGTTGACGGTCAAACCAACAGTTTGTTTAGGTGTGGGCCCAACCTATCATAATTGTGATCAACTGATTAATACTCGACGATTTGGGTTTTTGAAATAGTCGACCACCCAtttggtagttatctgagaaaaattaaaaaccgATAGGTTTTTGAAACCCTAgtctgtaaagtagtagttttttgCTATTTACTTGGTTTGCCCACCCCTGTATGGTTAGATCATCACATGTAGAATACTCTAAGACATTGCCAAATTTATTTTCAATGTGTTGcatccagtggcggagctagcgtttgagaacagggtggtccaccccctATTTTGTTTTGATAAGTATAACATGTGAACATTCTAAATAATTACCAATATCACATAGAAATATATAAATATGGTCTTACACACTAAAATTCTCAATTAATTCTAAGTTTTGCATAAAGAAACCTACATAGTACATACTATATGGATCATAGTACATACCTTGAGAATTTATTTGAGGTAGAAATGATGTGCAAAATTATGCATCTGTTCGGTTCATCTAAAGGATAGAATAGCACGGCCAAAAAAAACCTAAGTCAGAAATTGGGGAATCAAAATTGGTAAGCTGGTAAGCCCACAAGGGAATACATTGCACTGTTAAAAATATATGAAAACAGAACCTGAATAACACCGATCTAAGAAATAAACTTTAAGTGCAAGTGTCATACCGAGTTCTGGAAGCCCAGCCACTGGAGGTGCTTCAATTGCCTTGACTGCTCAGCCAAGAAGACCACCAAGTTCCTCACACTCCTGATAACAGAGGGCAATTTTAATTCATCCCCTCGTCGAACAACACAAACAGGGGGGGAGCAAGATCTGCACTTACACTTGCAGGGGAGTCAGAAGGCCGGGGAATAATTGATGATAACCCCTCAGTTCGTGTGCCTTTGATCATAAGCCCCcctttgtgtcactgacatgtggggtccggtcccacatgtcagtgacacaaaggGAGGCTTATGATCAAAGGCACACGAACTGGGGGGATTATCATTAGGGCAGGGGCGCAGCCGCGCAGGACAGGGACACACGCAGCTCGCAGGGAGGCGGGAAGGAGAGGATCCTCATCGGGGGCTGGGCTCCGGCGGGCTAATCGGCGACCGGCGAGGACGGCGAGCCGTCGTAAGGCACGGCTCTGGGAGGGCGTCAGGACGAGGCGGCTGTCCCCTGGCTCGATGTGGAACGAGGGCGCGGTTGCGGGCTGTGGCTGCGTTGATCCCCGAGTCAACAGGTAAGTGTTATTGGGCCATCTTTTTTCTCTGGCCCAGTTAAAGACCCATAGGTATGGTTgctccaaaatcccagggtgggccgcggcccaccctggacACCCTGTAGCTCCGCCACTAGTTGCATCCAGGGGCGGTCCCAGGATTTGAAGAGTGTATTCaaaatttcaaaggcaattttttcAAAGCCTAGCGTCCTTTTTAGGCGTGTATAACGGAAGCATCAATTTATACAAACTAGATAATATATAAATAACTCATAATATAGTGGACACACAACATTGACCAGGTGGGCTAGCGTCTGGTTTTGGACTGAATGCTCAGCAGCCGCGTTTAATTCTGTCAGTTTCATTTTTTCTCAAAAAAAGTTTCATTTTTTCTTTATACATACCCATATATACACTATATATACCTAGTTTATTTGCAAAAATAATGGGTATTCAATCAATTGAATACCCATGAATTGAAGTAGGCCCGCCCCTGATTGCATCGTTGAGTTTACATTTGCATTCACATGTTGAGTTGTTGGTCTTAGCGTCCAATTCCTGTAGGGTTTTGAGTTATGTTCCTAGTCACCGCCTCCCGCCGAATCATCATAATATGTGTTGTTCACCACCTTTTATTAAGTTCAACCATGTCCCTATCACAACCCTTCTACatcataaacttgaggttgttggcATCTTTGTTCGGCCATTTTAGACATCCCTTAGTTTAATTTCAAATAAGAAAACAAGGCAATAAAAAATTGCATCCAATTAGCCTAAAACTCTCCAAATTCGGTCCAGAATATGTTTCCACGATGTTTGTagcccactttcggtctatgactgCTCAAAACGCTCAGGACGAGCATGTGT
It encodes:
- the LOC119296954 gene encoding BTB/POZ and MATH domain-containing protein 3-like, whose product is MAKRRKVTSAIVAEEERRTHVINIDGYSRTKELLKAGDCTTSIPFMVGDHNWVVKYYPNGNDKHGHISVYLVLDSAGGDGVKAKVTFSILDKGGEPVPAYIKVAPEHVFPYNGSDWGFGDFIKHEDLEGSVHLGGDSFRIKCDVAVKKIRSEETHANQFVVVPPSNLHRHLGELLKSKDGADVAFRVGGEIFSAHRSVLAARSPVFKAELFGTMRERSGDPIEIDDIEAGVFKSLLHFIYTDSLPETTREGTNEGVTQEDIATAGHLLVAADRYDIARLKLICEEILCNHIDSSMVATSLVLAEQHNYHGLKEACFEFLASPSNLEAMIVSDGYQHLKSSCPSLLRELIARLLPVELTAAKDIIRDI